From Geomonas agri, one genomic window encodes:
- a CDS encoding HlyD family efflux transporter periplasmic adaptor subunit, with amino-acid sequence MVNLSLPPLRQELDLLAAPVARDGSPGWTLHDPANNRYYLLAWPAFEMLSRWHLGSVAVLLESVNRETTLEATESDLAEVLTFLQRNFLLDLPSAAGTDYLVAAAQARKVRGATWLLHNYLFFRVPLFRPQRFLDATAPLIGWIYTRAFLLVVLVAAALGLYFTSRQWDLFVHAFTSYRGGEALFALWCIIPLAKVFHEFGHAFTAHRFGCRIPAMGIAFVVMTPMLFTDTNEVWKLTSRRQRLAVGAAGVLAEFLLALAALWAWLLLPDGPWRGAAFMLATTTLFMTLALNASPFMRFDGYFFLSDLLGIPNLHTRSFAFGRWWLRERMFGLKDPPPEPASRGRRYFLVAFAYAVWAYRFSVFIGIALLVYHYFFKALGIFLFGIEIGWFVLLPCYREAADWWKMRDRISFNVSLLTTLLLVAGAIALLVVPWQGDVAAPGILMAAREQQVAAPRAGMVLQDIDDATTSVRRGELLTRLQVPELEAQIKRAGTSAAVSAWQAARQSFDPKLLSQGMVPLRRYEEDRTEQAGLVSERNRLTLQAPFDGTIVARNDEAGPGVWLAAREPLFLVADTTRNRIDSYVGERDLKRLQPGARARFLPDASEFGSVSCTVADIDQVNITEVADPMLASASGGPLATRPDARGVQIPLAPVFRVRLDNCAPRTVPLVPLRGVVHIEAQKQSVIGEIMRNAAALLVRESNL; translated from the coding sequence ATGGTAAACCTGTCCCTTCCCCCTCTGCGCCAGGAGCTCGACCTCCTTGCCGCACCGGTTGCCCGGGACGGCTCGCCCGGATGGACGCTCCACGATCCGGCCAACAACCGCTACTACCTGCTCGCCTGGCCCGCTTTCGAGATGCTGTCCCGCTGGCACCTGGGCTCGGTCGCGGTGCTGCTCGAGTCCGTGAACCGGGAGACCACCCTGGAGGCGACCGAGTCGGATCTCGCCGAGGTGCTGACCTTCCTGCAGCGCAATTTCCTGCTCGATCTTCCTTCAGCAGCCGGGACCGATTACCTAGTCGCGGCGGCACAGGCCCGAAAGGTCCGGGGTGCCACCTGGCTTTTGCACAACTACCTCTTCTTCCGGGTACCCCTGTTCAGACCGCAGCGTTTCCTAGACGCCACCGCTCCTCTCATCGGGTGGATCTACACCAGGGCCTTCCTGCTCGTCGTCCTCGTGGCGGCGGCTTTGGGCCTGTACTTCACGTCACGCCAGTGGGATCTCTTCGTCCACGCCTTCACGTCCTATCGTGGCGGCGAGGCGCTCTTCGCGCTGTGGTGCATCATCCCGCTGGCCAAGGTGTTCCACGAGTTCGGCCACGCCTTCACCGCGCACCGCTTCGGCTGCCGCATCCCGGCCATGGGGATCGCCTTCGTGGTGATGACCCCCATGCTGTTTACCGACACCAACGAGGTGTGGAAGCTCACCTCGCGCCGGCAGCGGCTCGCGGTGGGAGCAGCCGGGGTGTTGGCGGAATTTCTCCTGGCCCTGGCCGCGCTCTGGGCCTGGCTGCTCCTTCCTGACGGGCCGTGGCGCGGCGCCGCCTTCATGTTGGCGACCACCACCTTGTTCATGACGCTCGCCCTGAACGCAAGCCCCTTCATGCGCTTCGACGGCTATTTCTTCCTGTCGGACCTCCTGGGCATCCCGAACCTGCACACGCGCTCTTTCGCGTTCGGACGCTGGTGGCTGCGTGAAAGGATGTTCGGTCTCAAGGATCCGCCTCCGGAACCGGCCTCGCGTGGCAGGAGATACTTCCTGGTCGCATTCGCCTACGCCGTCTGGGCGTACCGGTTCTCTGTCTTCATCGGCATCGCCCTTTTGGTGTACCACTATTTCTTCAAGGCCCTGGGGATCTTCCTGTTCGGGATCGAGATCGGATGGTTTGTACTACTCCCCTGCTACCGCGAGGCAGCCGACTGGTGGAAAATGAGAGATCGCATCAGCTTTAACGTGTCGCTTTTGACGACCCTGCTGCTGGTCGCGGGGGCGATCGCCCTCCTGGTGGTGCCCTGGCAAGGTGACGTCGCCGCACCCGGCATCCTGATGGCGGCACGCGAGCAGCAGGTAGCTGCCCCACGCGCGGGGATGGTGCTGCAAGACATCGATGACGCGACAACCTCGGTGCGCCGGGGAGAACTCCTGACGCGGCTCCAGGTGCCGGAGCTCGAGGCGCAGATCAAGCGGGCCGGCACTTCGGCCGCGGTTTCGGCATGGCAGGCGGCACGGCAGAGTTTCGATCCCAAGCTCTTGAGCCAGGGGATGGTCCCCCTGCGCCGCTACGAGGAGGACCGGACCGAGCAGGCGGGGCTCGTGAGCGAGCGCAACCGCCTGACACTGCAGGCTCCTTTTGACGGGACCATCGTGGCACGCAACGACGAAGCCGGGCCGGGGGTGTGGCTGGCGGCCAGGGAACCGCTCTTCCTCGTCGCGGACACGACCCGGAACCGTATCGACAGCTACGTGGGTGAGCGCGACCTGAAGCGGCTGCAGCCGGGCGCCCGCGCCCGTTTCCTCCCCGATGCCAGCGAGTTCGGCTCCGTGAGTTGCACGGTGGCCGATATCGACCAGGTTAACATCACGGAAGTAGCCGACCCCATGCTGGCCTCAGCTTCAGGCGGGCCGCTCGCAACACGCCCCGACGCCCGCGGGGTCCAGATCCCCCTGGCGCCGGTGTTCAGGGTGCGCCTGGACAACTGCGCGCCCCGGACGGTCCCGCTGGTTCCGCTGCGCGGCGTGGTGCACATCGAGGCACAGAAGCAGAGCGTGATCGGGGAAATCATGCGCAACGCAGCAGCGTTACTGGTGCGGGAGAGCAACCTGTGA
- a CDS encoding efflux RND transporter periplasmic adaptor subunit, which yields MTGGQDERLLGMGLLLQIGRRARQAATAQEVSFIAVNETKQIVNYRQGALWLQGKGVGAVSGLPEIDPSAPYVQWLNRVFANWRKEQKSRAASAAELPATLGERWGDWLPEHAAIIPLRGRDGSLIGLLLLARDDEWSEGELTLLDEIAAIYAHALWALSCRKRRGMLMGGTSGTVLKLVPMALAVAALFYPVRLSVLAPAEVTPKDAFVVRSPLEGVIDRFYLHPNQPVRQGDLLFEFDSSALRAKMGVASKAYEVASEEYRQSVQMALSDDKSRGEMEPRRGKMQEKEAELSYSRQMFHRLVVRAPKSGVAVFADQNDWVGKNVSVGERVLVIADPARAEMLIHLPVADAMDLKLGSKVKLYLGTDPQHPVDGTLRYASFKPELNPAGYAAYRLKADFATGTVPPRLGLTGTVRIYGDEVSLGHLIFRRPITALRQRLGW from the coding sequence ATGACGGGGGGGCAGGACGAACGACTGCTCGGGATGGGGCTGCTGTTGCAGATCGGGAGGCGGGCTCGCCAGGCCGCCACTGCGCAGGAAGTCAGCTTCATCGCCGTCAACGAAACCAAGCAGATCGTCAACTACCGGCAGGGGGCCCTGTGGCTGCAGGGAAAAGGGGTCGGCGCGGTCTCGGGGCTGCCGGAGATCGACCCGAGCGCACCCTACGTGCAGTGGCTGAACCGTGTCTTTGCCAACTGGCGCAAAGAGCAGAAGAGCCGCGCCGCATCTGCCGCCGAACTACCGGCAACGCTGGGTGAGCGCTGGGGAGACTGGCTTCCGGAGCACGCGGCCATCATCCCGCTGCGCGGCAGGGACGGCTCCCTGATCGGCCTCCTGCTTCTTGCCCGCGACGATGAGTGGAGCGAGGGGGAACTCACCCTGCTCGACGAAATCGCCGCCATCTACGCACACGCATTGTGGGCCCTTTCCTGCCGAAAAAGGCGCGGCATGCTGATGGGTGGCACCTCCGGAACTGTCCTGAAGCTGGTCCCGATGGCCCTCGCCGTCGCCGCACTGTTCTACCCGGTCCGGCTTTCGGTCCTCGCCCCTGCCGAGGTGACGCCGAAGGACGCTTTCGTGGTCCGCTCCCCGCTGGAAGGTGTCATCGACCGTTTCTACCTGCACCCGAACCAGCCGGTACGCCAGGGGGACCTCCTGTTCGAGTTCGACAGTTCCGCCCTGCGCGCCAAGATGGGGGTGGCCTCCAAGGCGTACGAAGTGGCAAGCGAGGAATACCGCCAGTCCGTGCAGATGGCGCTCTCCGACGACAAGAGCCGCGGCGAGATGGAGCCGCGGCGGGGCAAGATGCAGGAGAAAGAGGCAGAGCTTTCCTATTCGCGGCAGATGTTCCACCGCCTCGTGGTGCGGGCGCCGAAGTCCGGTGTCGCCGTGTTTGCGGACCAGAACGATTGGGTGGGGAAAAATGTTTCGGTGGGTGAACGGGTGCTGGTAATCGCCGATCCTGCGCGCGCGGAGATGCTCATCCACCTCCCGGTCGCGGACGCGATGGATCTGAAGCTCGGCTCCAAAGTGAAGCTCTACCTCGGGACAGACCCGCAGCACCCCGTCGACGGTACCCTGCGCTACGCCTCGTTCAAGCCGGAGTTGAACCCGGCCGGGTACGCAGCCTACCGCCTGAAGGCCGACTTCGCTACCGGCACCGTGCCGCCGCGGCTTGGCCTCACCGGGACGGTGCGCATCTACGGCGACGAGGTATCCCTGGGGCATCTCATCTTCCGCAGACCCATCACCGCGCTGCGCCAGAGGCTGGGATGGTAA
- a CDS encoding efflux RND transporter periplasmic adaptor subunit: MTSTHRLILLCRAKVLASLVSGALAGSVCLAGTASAEGPVRIQLAPAQQTTLSSEIAANVLKLPFKEGDSFRQGDLLVEFDCSLLQAQLRKTQATAEAARETLKVSERLAQLNSISSLEVDQARAKVKETDAEVAAMEVTVSKCIMKAPFSGRVAKLQADRFQYVSPGKPIMDLLDTSRLEVRMIVPSRWLSWLRPKGRFLVHIDELGRNYEARVVRVGARIDPLSQTVPVMGEIVGNHEELVSGMSGTASFAKGQK, from the coding sequence ATGACTTCCACTCATCGCCTCATCCTGTTGTGCCGGGCGAAGGTCCTGGCATCCCTTGTCTCCGGCGCGCTCGCTGGCAGCGTTTGCCTTGCCGGCACCGCCAGCGCCGAAGGGCCGGTCCGGATCCAGCTCGCACCGGCGCAGCAAACCACGCTTTCTTCCGAAATCGCCGCCAACGTGCTCAAGCTCCCCTTCAAGGAGGGGGACTCCTTCCGTCAGGGGGACCTTCTGGTCGAGTTCGACTGCTCGCTGCTGCAGGCGCAGCTGCGCAAGACGCAGGCAACGGCCGAGGCGGCCCGCGAGACCTTGAAAGTCAGCGAGCGCTTGGCCCAACTCAATTCGATCAGCAGCCTCGAGGTGGACCAGGCCCGCGCCAAGGTCAAGGAAACCGATGCCGAGGTGGCCGCCATGGAGGTCACCGTCTCCAAGTGCATCATGAAGGCACCTTTCTCCGGGCGGGTGGCGAAGCTCCAGGCCGACCGCTTCCAGTATGTCTCCCCCGGCAAGCCCATCATGGACCTCCTCGATACGAGCCGGCTCGAGGTGCGCATGATCGTGCCGTCCCGCTGGCTTTCCTGGCTGCGCCCCAAGGGACGTTTCTTGGTGCACATCGATGAACTGGGCAGAAACTACGAGGCGCGGGTGGTCCGGGTCGGGGCCCGCATCGATCCCCTGAGCCAGACAGTCCCGGTCATGGGTGAGATCGTGGGGAACCACGAGGAACTGGTCTCCGGCATGAGTGGGACCGCGAGCTTCGCCAAGGGGCAGAAATGA
- a CDS encoding GNAT family N-acetyltransferase — protein sequence MISAWLQKLRNLFKQPPLLILKDVLDKVPGQPLRISSFLVLDLSENPSKPLREYGTVRAGTPADVPGMCLLENKQELFLDRFDKGESCLIALNDREVVGYIWFSDKHSHMEQRYNYRLDIPEDSIYSYDCFIHQAYRLRGIWVLFQKRLFERAKMLGRKRIITMVDYANTASLKTHLRYGYAIRRNVLWIRCFTSDHFLACSPAQRRDVMFPFQAG from the coding sequence GTGATTTCGGCATGGTTGCAAAAACTCAGAAACCTGTTCAAACAACCTCCTTTGCTTATCCTGAAGGATGTGCTTGATAAGGTCCCAGGGCAACCGCTACGTATTTCGAGTTTTTTAGTACTCGATCTTTCAGAAAATCCCTCAAAGCCCCTGCGGGAGTACGGCACGGTCCGCGCGGGTACCCCTGCCGACGTCCCGGGAATGTGCCTTTTGGAAAACAAACAGGAGCTGTTTCTGGACCGTTTTGACAAGGGGGAATCCTGCCTTATCGCCCTGAATGACCGGGAAGTGGTAGGTTACATCTGGTTTTCTGACAAGCACAGTCACATGGAGCAGCGCTACAACTACCGGCTAGACATCCCGGAAGATTCGATCTACAGCTATGACTGCTTCATCCATCAGGCATACAGATTGCGCGGGATATGGGTGCTTTTTCAAAAACGACTGTTTGAGCGGGCAAAGATGCTGGGGCGTAAAAGAATCATCACCATGGTAGACTATGCCAACACAGCTTCCCTCAAGACGCACCTTCGCTACGGATATGCCATCCGGCGCAACGTTCTCTGGATCAGGTGCTTTACCTCT
- a CDS encoding TolC family protein: MKKTPVNALIMFSFLLSTGCAVHTTPLTTSELMSRVAADRSAMFQGQEAVQAPITLEEAMARSLKYNLDHRIKIMEDALALRQADVMSYDMLPRLVASAGYSQRDSYNASSSINYSTHEQSLVPSYSSPRDHFTSDLTLSWNILDFGVSYLQAKQQSDRIHIMNERRRKVVHTIIQQVRQAYWQALGAQQMEGRFEPLLAQVRKALNDIECVEGEKLRPPLETLNYRKTLLEILKQLETFRDELQQAKPRLAALMNLPPGQSFTLVVPPGMEVPGLCDTLAAMEEKALLQRPELIEADYNERISADDVRKSILRMLPGLELNVGGYYDSNGLLVNNSWVDGGARLTWNLMTLLGGPSQYKLAKGQAELIKAQRMALSMAILTQVHIAYQNYQTQVHQFELAGELRDVEKKIYEQTRNATASGSQSKINEIRSATSTLMAEYRNYQNYAAVQNAYGQVNASLGQDPLPQAVASHELPQLTQSIRTQLETKCPAPERFYQRAVCQPATPATPAIPTGSPLPQGLR, encoded by the coding sequence ATGAAAAAAACACCGGTAAACGCGCTGATCATGTTCTCATTCCTCTTGAGCACCGGTTGCGCCGTGCACACCACTCCGCTGACCACCAGCGAGCTCATGTCCCGCGTCGCAGCCGACCGCTCGGCGATGTTCCAGGGACAGGAAGCGGTACAGGCGCCGATCACGCTCGAAGAGGCCATGGCACGATCTCTCAAGTACAACCTGGACCACCGTATCAAGATCATGGAGGACGCCCTCGCTCTCAGGCAGGCGGACGTCATGTCCTACGACATGCTGCCACGCCTCGTCGCTTCGGCGGGCTACTCGCAGCGCGACAGCTACAACGCCTCGTCCAGTATCAACTACAGTACCCATGAGCAGTCCCTGGTCCCCTCCTACTCCTCGCCGCGGGACCATTTCACCTCGGACCTCACCTTGAGCTGGAACATCCTCGACTTCGGGGTCAGCTACCTGCAGGCCAAGCAGCAGTCCGACCGGATCCACATCATGAACGAGCGGCGCCGCAAGGTGGTGCACACCATCATCCAGCAGGTACGCCAGGCGTACTGGCAGGCGCTGGGAGCCCAGCAGATGGAGGGGCGCTTCGAGCCGCTGCTGGCCCAGGTGCGCAAGGCTCTGAACGACATCGAATGCGTCGAAGGGGAAAAACTGCGGCCGCCGCTGGAGACGCTCAATTACCGCAAAACGCTGCTCGAGATACTGAAGCAGTTGGAGACCTTCCGTGACGAGTTGCAGCAGGCCAAACCGCGCCTGGCAGCACTGATGAACCTTCCCCCGGGGCAGTCCTTCACCCTGGTCGTCCCCCCCGGCATGGAAGTGCCGGGGCTGTGCGACACGCTGGCCGCAATGGAGGAAAAGGCACTCCTGCAGCGTCCTGAGCTGATCGAGGCGGATTACAATGAGCGCATCAGCGCCGACGACGTGCGCAAGTCGATCCTCAGGATGCTCCCAGGCCTCGAGCTGAACGTCGGCGGCTACTACGACTCCAACGGACTCTTGGTCAACAACAGCTGGGTGGACGGCGGGGCGCGCCTGACCTGGAACCTCATGACCCTGCTGGGGGGGCCGAGCCAGTACAAGCTGGCCAAGGGACAGGCTGAACTGATCAAGGCGCAACGCATGGCGCTGAGCATGGCGATCCTGACCCAGGTCCATATTGCCTACCAGAACTACCAGACCCAGGTGCACCAGTTTGAACTCGCCGGCGAGCTTCGCGACGTGGAGAAGAAGATCTACGAGCAGACCAGGAACGCAACGGCGAGCGGTTCGCAGAGCAAGATCAACGAGATCCGTTCGGCGACCTCCACCCTGATGGCCGAGTACCGCAATTACCAGAACTACGCCGCGGTACAAAACGCCTACGGACAGGTCAATGCGAGCCTCGGCCAGGACCCGCTGCCGCAGGCGGTGGCTTCGCACGAGTTGCCACAGCTCACCCAGTCGATCAGGACCCAGTTGGAAACCAAGTGCCCGGCTCCGGAGAGGTTTTACCAGCGCGCCGTGTGCCAGCCGGCAACACCGGCAACACCGGCAATACCGACGGGATCGCCCCTGCCCCAGGGACTCCGCTAG